From Spirochaetales bacterium, a single genomic window includes:
- a CDS encoding phospholipid carrier-dependent glycosyltransferase yields MMNGFKTGLLMLCILIGLQTGLGADGNLVVNGDFEEVAFNLPSYWDKNAWKMEDEYTNFYVTPENPKSGKYAAVIENLKSNDARLIQKVIVKPETVYTLSCFAKAVNLPADRVGAGISVIEYERGFWDNGTTIHDTMGDWEYLSYTVKTAPNQTILNVAIRLGGYAGDTVGKAFFDDFRLVEERNISGLYIHDIGAIQQPKQASKAVSSPVLVVLIIAAAIILCLIGVFLIYLCIFKPKQKKEKDIASDFSDKTDDSEISIETALRSEEKARMTYKDIILAGSLTVIYAIIAFTNLGYCKAPQTYWQPSTRGEFVVVDFGRTRTVNRIYYMSGLPGQHEPDKNRYEVEYSHDNRTWTHAATIDPKTIYWWYYKETSFNARYVKITVDVPGSWLMEVVFVGPESRDPIHIDKIIPGYQSLFSKGDVKNLFDEQNTYTYRPSIMSGMSPGFDEQYHARTAMEHIVFRVPYEDTHPPLGKLLMALGILIFGMTPFGWRFMGTFFGVLMVPLMYAFGKQLFKKTEFAFIASFLMAFDFMHFSQTRIATIDSYGVFFILLTFYFIYRYYKMSFFSFPFKKTLVPLLLAGIAWGLGIASKWIALYIGPGIFIILAASLFKRITENRRMKTRLKSKSLKKDRDEWNRIRLITSRFGGHVIATLCFCILVFLILSPLIYALAYTPILFSKDIPGPQWIIDNSIDMYNYHNAIKDSHSYSSKWWQWPFITKPMAFYFGTNLPPEKDQRLFSFGNPAVWWIGSISALVLLGMMISGIVRRTRTTGKKAPKNIKTGTLLYEFANNREYGDDERFIILIALASNYLPWIIVPRRLTFIYHFFASVPFIIFSTVYLISLAKKRLIPYMRETLGERAKAFIIANYAVIYGYLVIVLFLFIMFYPIIAGTITDRAYIRDWLDWDLFPQWYFQ; encoded by the coding sequence ATGATGAACGGATTCAAAACAGGTTTGTTGATGCTCTGTATATTGATCGGTTTACAGACAGGTCTTGGCGCGGATGGAAATCTTGTTGTCAACGGGGATTTTGAAGAAGTGGCATTCAATCTTCCCTCTTACTGGGACAAAAATGCATGGAAGATGGAAGATGAGTACACGAATTTCTACGTGACGCCCGAAAATCCAAAATCGGGAAAGTATGCGGCCGTCATCGAGAATTTAAAATCAAACGACGCCCGGTTGATCCAGAAGGTCATTGTAAAACCTGAAACCGTCTATACCCTCTCCTGTTTCGCGAAAGCGGTAAACCTTCCCGCAGACAGGGTAGGTGCGGGTATCTCCGTTATCGAATACGAACGGGGATTCTGGGACAATGGAACGACGATCCACGATACGATGGGAGATTGGGAATACCTTTCGTATACGGTTAAAACCGCTCCCAATCAGACGATTCTCAACGTTGCGATACGACTCGGCGGATACGCGGGTGATACGGTCGGAAAAGCCTTTTTCGACGATTTTCGGCTGGTGGAAGAAAGGAATATTTCGGGCCTGTATATCCATGACATCGGTGCAATACAGCAGCCAAAGCAGGCATCGAAAGCCGTATCGTCACCGGTGCTCGTGGTCCTTATCATTGCTGCCGCTATTATCCTGTGCCTGATCGGCGTATTTCTCATCTATCTTTGTATCTTCAAACCGAAACAAAAAAAAGAAAAGGACATCGCATCCGATTTTTCAGATAAAACAGACGATTCCGAGATATCGATTGAAACGGCACTCAGAAGTGAAGAAAAAGCGCGGATGACCTACAAGGATATTATTCTTGCCGGAAGCCTTACCGTCATTTATGCGATCATCGCATTTACCAATCTCGGGTATTGCAAGGCGCCGCAGACATACTGGCAGCCGTCGACACGGGGGGAGTTTGTCGTTGTCGACTTTGGGAGAACCAGAACCGTGAATCGCATCTATTATATGTCCGGGCTTCCCGGACAGCACGAACCGGATAAAAACAGATACGAAGTCGAATATTCCCACGACAACCGGACATGGACACACGCGGCAACGATCGATCCAAAGACCATTTACTGGTGGTATTACAAGGAAACGAGTTTCAACGCCCGGTATGTTAAAATCACAGTCGATGTGCCCGGTTCATGGCTTATGGAAGTCGTCTTTGTGGGTCCCGAAAGCAGGGATCCCATTCATATCGATAAAATTATCCCCGGATATCAGAGTCTTTTCAGCAAAGGGGATGTTAAAAATCTCTTTGACGAGCAGAACACCTATACCTACCGTCCTTCCATTATGTCCGGAATGTCGCCGGGGTTTGACGAACAATATCACGCCCGGACGGCGATGGAACACATTGTTTTCCGCGTTCCGTACGAAGACACGCATCCGCCCCTCGGAAAACTCCTCATGGCACTCGGAATTCTCATCTTCGGGATGACGCCGTTCGGGTGGCGTTTCATGGGAACCTTTTTCGGGGTGCTCATGGTACCGCTTATGTATGCATTCGGCAAACAGCTTTTTAAGAAAACCGAGTTCGCCTTTATCGCATCCTTTCTTATGGCATTCGACTTCATGCATTTTTCACAAACACGTATAGCGACCATCGACTCATACGGTGTCTTTTTCATCCTCCTCACCTTTTACTTTATTTATCGATATTACAAAATGAGTTTCTTCTCCTTCCCCTTTAAAAAGACACTTGTTCCCCTTCTTCTGGCCGGTATCGCCTGGGGACTGGGGATCGCGAGCAAATGGATCGCACTTTACATCGGGCCGGGAATATTTATCATTTTAGCAGCATCGCTTTTTAAACGAATAACGGAAAACAGGCGAATGAAAACCAGGTTGAAATCGAAATCCCTGAAAAAAGACAGGGACGAATGGAACAGAATCAGGCTGATCACCTCACGATTCGGCGGACATGTCATCGCCACTTTATGCTTCTGTATCCTGGTATTTCTCATACTCTCACCATTGATTTATGCACTCGCCTATACGCCCATTCTTTTTTCAAAGGACATTCCCGGACCGCAATGGATCATCGACAACAGCATCGATATGTATAATTATCATAATGCCATCAAAGATTCTCATTCCTATTCTTCCAAATGGTGGCAATGGCCGTTCATTACCAAACCGATGGCGTTTTACTTCGGAACAAACCTTCCGCCCGAGAAGGACCAGCGGCTTTTCTCTTTTGGTAATCCGGCCGTCTGGTGGATCGGAAGCATATCAGCCCTCGTGTTGCTGGGAATGATGATATCCGGAATCGTACGGAGAACAAGAACGACCGGCAAGAAAGCACCTAAAAATATAAAAACAGGAACCCTTCTTTATGAGTTTGCGAATAACAGGGAATACGGTGATGATGAACGCTTCATTATCCTCATCGCGCTTGCCTCGAACTATCTCCCGTGGATCATCGTTCCCCGGAGGCTTACCTTCATCTACCATTTTTTCGCGAGTGTCCCCTTTATCATATTCAGTACCGTATATCTGATCAGCCTTGCAAAAAAACGCCTGATCCCCTATATGCGGGAAACACTCGGGGAACGGGCAAAGGCCTTTATCATCGCGAACTACGCGGTCATTTACGGCTATCTTGTAATCGTCCTCTTTCTCTTTATCATGTTTTATCCGATTATCGCCGGAACGATCACGGACAGGGCATATATAAGAGATTGGCTGGATTGGGATTTGTTCCCTCAGTGGTATTTTCAGTGA
- a CDS encoding DUF192 domain-containing protein, producing MRNKIIAIVILLFLCITSCDEKKETIVIRIKEIPFTVECARTQAAQEVGLMFRKKLGKREGMLFIYKQYVTGAFWMKNTSIPLSIAFLSHEGQIRDIKHMIPFSTTPVKPQLSYMYALEVNRGTFEEIGVEIGDYVIFPEDFP from the coding sequence ATGCGGAATAAAATCATTGCGATCGTTATTCTTCTTTTTCTATGCATAACATCGTGTGATGAAAAAAAAGAGACTATCGTGATCAGAATCAAGGAAATCCCCTTCACCGTGGAATGCGCCCGGACCCAGGCGGCACAGGAAGTAGGACTCATGTTCCGAAAGAAACTGGGAAAGCGGGAGGGGATGCTTTTCATTTATAAACAATATGTCACCGGCGCTTTCTGGATGAAAAACACATCAATACCCCTCTCGATCGCCTTTCTCTCGCATGAAGGCCAGATCAGGGATATCAAGCACATGATTCCATTTTCGACCACACCGGTCAAACCGCAGCTATCCTACATGTATGCCCTTGAAGTCAACCGGGGAACATTTGAAGAGATCGGTGTCGAAATAGGAGATTATGTCATTTTTCCCGAAGATTTTCCCTGA
- a CDS encoding glycosyl hydrolase 53 family protein, with translation MNMNHAIKTIMCVCLLCLVPCFYLGAQGPGDVNNDNSITIVDALLVAQYTVGLNPSNFDQSRADINADGQINIVDALVIAQISVGLQTPPPSQTNPPATEPPQVTPTPDAGTGGFARGVDISEGNFATERGVVYKDRNGTSGHYLDILKNHGFDWIRIRVLVSPPGDHGLYQTTSYVRDVVRTAKSKGFKVLLVFFYSDWWCDPGQNARPAGWPGDISQLEQKLYDYTRETLNAIGVGNLDMVAVGNEIDNMMCGATGSNKRRLVDKGYDAVKSVSSLPVMVQSAEGSYSWFSSLGAKVDVYGISHYIMWHGGLGTMAGRISSFGDRDMWVCETAMYWKHSEANHSTSGYSQDQDGQYQYMRDFLSTARNYSNCKGVAYWGACWAQTGTWLYAPQWSNDDAGCRGLFDDNARATRGIEGWQ, from the coding sequence ATGAACATGAATCATGCAATAAAAACTATTATGTGTGTGTGTTTATTATGTCTGGTGCCCTGTTTCTACCTCGGCGCCCAGGGACCCGGCGATGTCAATAACGACAACAGCATTACGATTGTCGACGCACTTCTCGTCGCCCAATACACCGTCGGACTCAATCCGTCCAACTTCGACCAGAGCAGGGCTGATATAAATGCAGACGGACAGATCAATATCGTCGATGCACTCGTCATTGCACAGATTTCTGTGGGATTGCAGACGCCGCCGCCTTCCCAGACGAATCCGCCGGCAACCGAGCCGCCCCAGGTAACACCGACACCGGATGCAGGCACCGGAGGTTTTGCCCGAGGAGTCGATATTTCAGAAGGAAATTTTGCGACCGAAAGGGGAGTCGTTTATAAAGATAGAAACGGAACTTCCGGTCATTATCTTGATATATTGAAAAATCATGGTTTTGATTGGATAAGGATCAGGGTACTGGTCAGTCCTCCGGGCGACCACGGGCTTTACCAGACCACCAGTTATGTCAGGGACGTTGTCCGGACGGCAAAAAGCAAGGGATTCAAGGTCCTTCTTGTCTTTTTCTATTCGGACTGGTGGTGCGATCCCGGACAGAATGCGCGTCCCGCGGGCTGGCCGGGTGACATCAGCCAGTTGGAACAGAAACTCTACGATTATACCCGGGAGACCCTCAACGCGATCGGGGTCGGCAATCTCGATATGGTCGCAGTGGGAAACGAGATCGATAATATGATGTGCGGAGCGACAGGATCGAATAAAAGGAGACTGGTCGACAAGGGATATGATGCGGTGAAATCGGTCTCATCGTTGCCGGTAATGGTTCAAAGTGCCGAGGGAAGTTATTCATGGTTCAGCAGTCTCGGCGCGAAGGTCGATGTCTATGGAATATCCCACTACATCATGTGGCATGGCGGTCTCGGTACCATGGCCGGCAGAATAAGCAGTTTCGGCGACAGGGACATGTGGGTCTGTGAAACGGCAATGTACTGGAAACATAGTGAAGCGAATCATTCGACAAGCGGATATTCACAGGATCAGGACGGACAATACCAGTATATGCGGGATTTTCTATCAACGGCACGGAATTATTCAAACTGCAAGGGTGTGGCCTATTGGGGGGCCTGCTGGGCTCAAACCGGAACATGGCTTTACGCCCCGCAATGGAGTAATGACGATGCGGGCTGCAGGGGATTATTCGATGATAATGCCCGGGCCACTCGCGGAATAGAAGGCTGGCAATAG
- a CDS encoding class I SAM-dependent rRNA methyltransferase: MITVKKEKQSLLSLRHPWLFRQTIAVKDDPPENGEMVPVYNQEGEICCWGFYSAESYIAVRIISFGRDMPSGGWLERRIHNAAALRQRLFINSNSYRLVNAEGDGIPGLIIDVYHTTIVLKPLVYGIEKEIETITAVLSSLFPEKAVYLRRDEFAARKENLTLQNGYIKGEGDGIERIEENGIGFLVDIKQGQKTGFYLDQRDNRSILSRYCKGKTVLNCFSYTGAFALAAAKGGALRIVSVESSAHAVELSHKQLSLNPEMDESVFTWICGDAFEFLEGCESFDIIVLDPPPFARRKAEVEGALKGYRRLAEKAIRKCHPDGIIAAFSCSSSINKTLFRETVREAAVRTGRELRIIGELAASQDHPVSLFHPEGEYLKGLMLYAE, from the coding sequence ATGATCACGGTTAAAAAGGAAAAACAATCGCTGCTTTCTCTTCGTCATCCATGGCTTTTCAGACAGACGATCGCCGTAAAGGACGATCCGCCCGAAAACGGTGAGATGGTGCCGGTATACAATCAGGAGGGAGAGATCTGCTGCTGGGGATTCTATTCGGCGGAAAGCTATATCGCCGTTCGTATTATATCGTTCGGCCGGGACATGCCTTCCGGCGGCTGGCTTGAACGACGAATACACAATGCGGCGGCATTGCGGCAACGGCTTTTCATCAACTCAAACTCATACCGGCTTGTCAATGCAGAAGGCGACGGAATACCGGGTCTTATTATCGATGTCTATCATACCACCATCGTTTTAAAACCGCTTGTCTACGGGATTGAAAAGGAAATTGAAACGATTACCGCCGTCCTCTCCTCCCTCTTCCCCGAAAAAGCGGTCTATCTGCGGCGGGACGAGTTTGCGGCGAGAAAAGAGAACCTTACCCTTCAAAACGGCTATATCAAAGGGGAGGGTGACGGGATCGAGCGGATCGAAGAAAACGGGATCGGATTTCTTGTCGATATCAAACAGGGACAAAAAACGGGTTTTTATCTCGATCAGCGTGATAACCGGTCCATACTTTCACGTTACTGCAAGGGGAAAACGGTACTCAATTGCTTTTCCTATACCGGAGCGTTCGCGCTCGCGGCGGCCAAAGGCGGTGCATTACGTATTGTTTCCGTTGAAAGTTCCGCGCACGCGGTCGAACTTTCGCATAAACAGTTGTCCCTCAATCCGGAAATGGATGAATCGGTTTTTACCTGGATATGCGGAGATGCCTTCGAGTTTCTCGAAGGCTGCGAATCATTCGATATCATCGTCCTGGACCCGCCGCCGTTCGCACGGAGAAAGGCGGAAGTGGAAGGCGCACTCAAGGGGTACCGCCGTCTTGCAGAAAAGGCGATAAGAAAATGTCATCCGGACGGCATTATCGCCGCCTTTTCGTGTTCTTCTTCAATAAATAAAACGCTTTTCAGGGAAACAGTCAGAGAGGCGGCGGTGAGAACGGGCAGAGAGCTGCGGATAATCGGTGAACTTGCCGCTTCACAAGATCATCCCGTTTCCCTCTTTCATCCTGAAGGCGAGTATCTGAAAGGACTTATGTTGTATGCGGAATAA
- the xseA gene encoding exodeoxyribonuclease VII large subunit → MADDAFAKGTGETLKKCYRISEITHLIRTMLEGEFQDITIEGEISNFRPSSTGHYYFSLKDNEAVISVVMFKSRLAFLSFTPADGMLVRAMGSISVYPKRGNYQLICESMIQAGAGAILAMLEKRKQALAAQGLFDSSRKKPLPLFPSKVAVVSSPTGAALRDILRVLRRRHSGINLVILPSPVQGDEAAACISEQIRIANLHNLAEVLIVGRGGGSLEDLLPFYEENVVRAIAASDIPVISAVGHETDITLSDLAADVRAPTPSAAAEMVSASREDLSVRVEKAAGAILSNINQRLEKIHLLLQHFLPDNLERTFRMYIQPLLLRFDDAKESLILSFDFHIREKKHRLDLVHNALIAGSPLSILKRGYAVVTQVKTGKALTSPEPVANGERLHIRLSEGILDATAVKGEKTT, encoded by the coding sequence ATGGCGGATGACGCTTTTGCCAAAGGAACCGGAGAAACATTAAAAAAATGTTACCGGATTTCCGAAATTACACATCTTATACGCACGATGCTCGAGGGCGAGTTTCAGGATATTACCATCGAAGGTGAAATATCAAACTTCAGACCCTCGAGTACGGGCCATTATTACTTCAGCCTGAAAGACAATGAAGCCGTTATTTCAGTGGTCATGTTCAAATCGCGGCTTGCCTTCCTCTCGTTTACTCCGGCAGACGGAATGCTCGTACGGGCGATGGGAAGCATTTCCGTTTATCCGAAACGCGGCAATTACCAGTTGATTTGTGAAAGCATGATTCAGGCGGGTGCGGGCGCGATTCTCGCTATGCTTGAAAAGAGAAAACAGGCCCTTGCCGCCCAAGGATTGTTCGATTCGTCGAGGAAAAAACCCCTCCCCCTTTTCCCGTCAAAGGTCGCGGTAGTCTCTTCTCCGACAGGCGCAGCGTTGCGCGATATTCTCAGGGTTTTACGACGGCGCCATTCGGGTATCAACCTGGTGATCCTTCCTTCGCCGGTTCAGGGCGATGAAGCGGCTGCGTGTATTTCTGAACAAATCAGGATCGCGAACCTTCACAATCTTGCGGAAGTGTTGATTGTGGGACGCGGCGGCGGTTCTCTCGAGGATCTTCTGCCGTTTTATGAGGAGAATGTCGTACGGGCGATCGCAGCTTCCGATATCCCCGTGATTTCAGCCGTGGGTCATGAAACAGACATTACCCTCTCCGACCTTGCAGCGGATGTCCGCGCCCCGACACCATCCGCTGCCGCTGAAATGGTTTCGGCTTCGAGGGAGGATCTTTCAGTGCGGGTTGAAAAAGCGGCGGGGGCAATCCTTTCAAATATCAATCAGCGTCTTGAAAAAATCCACCTTTTGCTTCAACACTTTTTACCCGACAATCTCGAACGAACCTTCAGGATGTATATTCAACCGCTGCTTCTTCGTTTCGACGATGCAAAAGAATCATTGATCCTTTCTTTTGATTTCCATATCAGAGAAAAAAAACACAGACTGGACCTCGTGCATAACGCATTGATCGCCGGATCTCCCCTTTCAATCCTGAAACGTGGATACGCGGTCGTCACCCAAGTCAAAACGGGAAAGGCGCTTACCTCGCCCGAACCTGTAGCAAACGGAGAAAGGCTTCACATCCGATTATCGGAAGGGATTCTGGACGCCACAGCCGTGAAAGGAGAAAAAACAACATAA
- a CDS encoding DUF1015 domain-containing protein: MDNNINDVRPFCAYHYNPMKIGDIGACLSQPYDVISPAQQEKYYRRHENNIIRLILGKSETADNALSNQYTRARDYLKTWCDQNILHKTARDSFWVYEQEFRINDGGPRKVKGFIGKVRLYDYEEMRILPHEKVLRDALLDRIRLTETTNTQFEYIWGMYQDKGFVVDNILDECSKESGIIDYIEPDTSVRHRLWRLVDPGMCERIQATLSGCRIYIADGHHRYQTMLHIRNEFRRKYPDAGPDAPWEFIMMFLVNTSHEGLTILPTHRAVHHLSIGNWDTVMSDVSHHFHVREYRWENRNEKEVRKTWLDRIKTENEEEHQFGLYLGGRECYYLLTLKDSEAYEELVDLDQSSAWKRLDVNIVNYLLFKQLLGISEEQLAANTNVRYIVDPNEAVESVAEGRNQAAVILNATKLSDVIAISDNKEVMPRKSTFFYPKPVSGLVMYSIDQH; this comes from the coding sequence ATGGATAATAATATCAATGACGTGCGCCCGTTCTGCGCCTATCACTATAATCCCATGAAGATCGGAGACATCGGTGCGTGTCTCTCGCAACCATATGATGTTATTTCCCCTGCACAACAGGAGAAATACTACCGGCGGCATGAAAACAATATCATTCGCCTTATTCTTGGAAAATCGGAAACAGCAGACAATGCCCTGAGCAATCAATATACGCGGGCCCGCGATTATTTGAAAACGTGGTGCGATCAGAATATCCTGCATAAAACGGCAAGGGATTCCTTCTGGGTGTACGAACAGGAGTTTAGAATCAATGACGGCGGACCCAGGAAAGTAAAGGGATTTATCGGAAAAGTACGCCTTTACGATTATGAGGAGATGAGGATTCTTCCGCACGAAAAAGTACTTCGTGACGCCCTCCTGGACAGAATCAGACTCACTGAAACGACAAATACGCAATTCGAATATATCTGGGGTATGTATCAGGATAAAGGATTTGTGGTTGATAATATTCTGGATGAATGTTCAAAGGAATCCGGGATTATCGATTACATTGAACCCGATACATCGGTCCGGCACCGATTATGGCGCCTGGTCGATCCCGGTATGTGCGAACGAATACAAGCAACACTATCCGGGTGCAGGATATATATCGCAGACGGACATCACCGTTATCAGACGATGCTTCATATCCGGAATGAATTCCGGAGAAAATATCCCGATGCAGGACCGGATGCCCCATGGGAGTTCATCATGATGTTTCTGGTCAATACCTCCCATGAAGGACTCACTATTCTCCCCACTCACAGGGCGGTTCATCATCTTTCGATCGGTAACTGGGATACGGTCATGAGTGATGTGTCGCATCATTTTCACGTACGGGAATATCGATGGGAAAACCGGAATGAAAAAGAAGTGAGAAAAACTTGGCTTGACAGGATTAAAACGGAAAATGAGGAGGAACACCAGTTCGGATTGTATCTCGGGGGCCGGGAGTGCTACTATCTCCTCACACTCAAGGATTCGGAAGCATACGAGGAACTGGTCGACCTCGATCAGTCGTCCGCGTGGAAACGCCTTGACGTAAACATCGTCAATTACCTCCTGTTCAAGCAGCTACTCGGCATTTCCGAGGAACAGCTTGCCGCAAATACAAATGTCCGGTATATCGTCGATCCGAACGAAGCGGTCGAATCGGTTGCTGAGGGCCGCAATCAGGCGGCCGTTATACTCAATGCCACAAAACTGAGTGACGTCATCGCTATTTCCGATAACAAGGAAGTTATGCCCAGAAAATCGACTTTTTTTTACCCGAAGCCCGTATCCGGACTTGTAATGTATTCTATAGATCAACATTAA
- the xseB gene encoding exodeoxyribonuclease VII small subunit encodes MKTFEERLVRLEKINEEIQSGDIPLEKAVALFEEGIALSKGLEKELAKIERKVEILINKPDKPDIKPELELFPELDDKENV; translated from the coding sequence ATGAAAACATTCGAAGAACGATTGGTACGCCTTGAAAAAATCAATGAAGAAATCCAGAGTGGAGACATTCCCCTTGAAAAGGCGGTTGCCCTTTTTGAAGAAGGAATCGCACTGTCAAAAGGTCTTGAAAAAGAACTTGCAAAAATAGAAAGAAAAGTTGAAATCCTCATTAACAAACCCGACAAGCCCGATATCAAACCGGAACTCGAACTGTTTCCCGAGCTTGATGATAAAGAAAACGTATAA
- a CDS encoding dockerin type I repeat-containing protein, translating to MKKTSPWIKKTTLLFLFLFCTAVLAPSQTVIGDTNSDGNIDITDSLRVAQYYVGLIPANFDTQAADANCDGAIDIVDALLIARYYVGLIGEFADCLTPTPVPQGAEDEELIQNWAKENRIDLTGYRRERISDESVDYILPGFVFYSVYLNQWPVAYGPPDEQLGENSIVAIDAGRTVILIRDESYLQSFFIDNQITLSTPEDRIEMIKAWLGLSQEMKNDGYYSFLISEDDIVVTHLIGDAVEWEVTGTSTVSGGGEGYITARAVIDVLGSLMYVDEEYELIAGIRPICQSTLLLNPNTVIRTMAEQDLLVMGTCAQHYLFSWRQRLEPELQLAVERIWQRILLREESRKRLQSRMRLRQKMDR from the coding sequence ATGAAAAAAACATCACCATGGATAAAAAAAACGACGTTATTGTTTCTGTTTTTATTCTGTACGGCCGTCCTCGCACCCTCACAGACCGTTATCGGCGATACAAACTCGGACGGTAATATCGATATTACAGACAGTCTTCGTGTCGCCCAATACTATGTCGGGTTGATTCCCGCCAATTTCGATACGCAAGCGGCGGACGCCAATTGTGATGGCGCGATCGATATCGTCGATGCCCTTCTCATCGCTCGATATTACGTGGGACTGATCGGTGAATTTGCCGACTGTCTTACCCCGACACCGGTTCCACAGGGGGCGGAGGATGAGGAGTTGATTCAGAACTGGGCAAAAGAAAATCGTATCGACCTGACCGGTTACCGCCGGGAGCGTATTTCAGATGAATCGGTTGACTATATTCTTCCCGGTTTTGTATTTTACAGCGTTTATCTCAATCAGTGGCCCGTGGCGTACGGTCCTCCGGACGAACAGCTTGGAGAAAACAGCATCGTGGCCATCGATGCCGGTCGAACCGTGATACTCATTCGGGATGAATCTTACCTCCAAAGCTTTTTTATCGACAACCAGATCACACTATCGACACCCGAAGACCGAATCGAAATGATAAAAGCCTGGCTGGGACTGAGTCAGGAAATGAAAAACGACGGTTACTATTCGTTTTTAATTTCGGAAGACGATATCGTCGTTACGCATCTGATAGGAGACGCGGTCGAATGGGAGGTGACGGGAACGAGCACGGTATCCGGCGGCGGAGAAGGGTATATCACGGCACGGGCGGTCATTGACGTCCTCGGTTCCCTTATGTATGTCGATGAAGAATATGAATTGATTGCGGGGATAAGACCGATTTGCCAGTCGACACTTCTTCTCAATCCCAATACCGTGATCAGGACCATGGCCGAACAGGACCTCCTGGTCATGGGAACGTGCGCACAGCATTACCTGTTTTCCTGGCGGCAACGACTCGAACCCGAATTGCAGTTGGCTGTCGAACGTATCTGGCAACGGATATTGCTTCGTGAGGAAAGCAGAAAACGTCTGCAAAGCAGAATGCGTCTGCGGCAGAAGATGGACAGATGA